Proteins found in one Choloepus didactylus isolate mChoDid1 chromosome 3, mChoDid1.pri, whole genome shotgun sequence genomic segment:
- the HNRNPD gene encoding heterogeneous nuclear ribonucleoprotein D0 isoform X4: MSEEQFGGDGAAAAATAAVGGSAGEQEGAMVAAAQGAASAAGSGAGTGGGTAAGGTEGGSAESEGAKIDASKNEEDEGKMFIGGLSWDTTKKDLKDYFSKFGEVVDCTLKLDPITGRSRGFGFVLFKESESVDKVMDQKEHKLNGKVIDPKRAKAMKTKEPVKKIFVGGLSPDTPEEKIREYFGGFGEVESIELPMDNKTNKRRGFCFITFKEEEPVKKIMEKKYHNVGLSKCEIKVAMSKEQYQQQQQWGSRGGFAGRARGRGGDQQSGYGKVSRRGGHQNSYKPY, translated from the exons ATGTCGGAGGAGCAGTTCGGCGGGGacggggcggcggcggcggcaacGGCGGCGGTAGGCGGCTCGGCGGGCGAGCAGGAGGGAGCCATGGTGGCGGCAGCGCAGGGGGCAGCGTCGGCGGCGGGAAGCGGAGCTGGGACCGGGGGCGGAACCGCAGCCGGAGGCACCGAAGGGGGCAGTGCCGAGTCGGAGGGGGCGAAGATCGACGCCAGTAAGAACGAGGAGGATGAAGG GAAAATGTTTATAGGAGGCCTTAGCTGGGACACTACAAAGAAAGATCTGAAGGACTACTTCTCCAAATTTGGTGAAGTTGTAGACTGCACTCTGAAGTTAGATCCTATCACAGGGCGATCAAGGGGTTTTGGCTTTGTGCTATTTAAAGAGTCGGAGAGTGTAGATAAG GTCATGGATCAGAAAGAACATAAATTGAATGGGAAGGTGATTGATCCTAAAAGGGCCAAAGCCATGAAAACTAAAGAGcctgttaaaaaaatttttgttggtGGCCTTTCTCCAGATACACCTGAAGAGAAAATAAGGGAGTACTTTGGTGGTTTTGGTGAG GTGGAATCCATAGAGCTCCCCATGGACAACAAGACCAATAAGAGGCGTGGATTCTGCTTTATTACCTTTAAAGAAGAGGAGCCAGTGAAGAAGATAATGGAAAAGAAATACCACAATGTTGGTCTTAGTAAA tgtgAAATAAAAGTAGCCATGTCAAAGGAACAGTATCAGCAACAGCAACAGTGGGGATCTAGAGGAGGATTTGCAGGAAGAGCTCGTGGAAGAGGTGGTG atcaGCAGAGTGGTTATGGGAAAGTATCCAGGCGAGGCGGTCATCAAAATAGCTACAAACCATACTAA
- the HNRNPD gene encoding heterogeneous nuclear ribonucleoprotein D0 isoform X3: MSEEQFGGDGAAAAATAAVGGSAGEQEGAMVAAAQGAASAAGSGAGTGGGTAAGGTEGGSAESEGAKIDASKNEEDEGHSNSSPRHSEAATAQREEWKMFIGGLSWDTTKKDLKDYFSKFGEVVDCTLKLDPITGRSRGFGFVLFKESESVDKVMDQKEHKLNGKVIDPKRAKAMKTKEPVKKIFVGGLSPDTPEEKIREYFGGFGEVESIELPMDNKTNKRRGFCFITFKEEEPVKKIMEKKYHNVGLSKCEIKVAMSKEQYQQQQQWGSRGGFAGRARGRGGDQQSGYGKVSRRGGHQNSYKPY; the protein is encoded by the exons ATGTCGGAGGAGCAGTTCGGCGGGGacggggcggcggcggcggcaacGGCGGCGGTAGGCGGCTCGGCGGGCGAGCAGGAGGGAGCCATGGTGGCGGCAGCGCAGGGGGCAGCGTCGGCGGCGGGAAGCGGAGCTGGGACCGGGGGCGGAACCGCAGCCGGAGGCACCGAAGGGGGCAGTGCCGAGTCGGAGGGGGCGAAGATCGACGCCAGTAAGAACGAGGAGGATGAAGG CCATTCAAACTCCTCCCCACGACACTCTGAAGCAGCGACGGCACAGCGGGAAGAATg GAAAATGTTTATAGGAGGCCTTAGCTGGGACACTACAAAGAAAGATCTGAAGGACTACTTCTCCAAATTTGGTGAAGTTGTAGACTGCACTCTGAAGTTAGATCCTATCACAGGGCGATCAAGGGGTTTTGGCTTTGTGCTATTTAAAGAGTCGGAGAGTGTAGATAAG GTCATGGATCAGAAAGAACATAAATTGAATGGGAAGGTGATTGATCCTAAAAGGGCCAAAGCCATGAAAACTAAAGAGcctgttaaaaaaatttttgttggtGGCCTTTCTCCAGATACACCTGAAGAGAAAATAAGGGAGTACTTTGGTGGTTTTGGTGAG GTGGAATCCATAGAGCTCCCCATGGACAACAAGACCAATAAGAGGCGTGGATTCTGCTTTATTACCTTTAAAGAAGAGGAGCCAGTGAAGAAGATAATGGAAAAGAAATACCACAATGTTGGTCTTAGTAAA tgtgAAATAAAAGTAGCCATGTCAAAGGAACAGTATCAGCAACAGCAACAGTGGGGATCTAGAGGAGGATTTGCAGGAAGAGCTCGTGGAAGAGGTGGTG atcaGCAGAGTGGTTATGGGAAAGTATCCAGGCGAGGCGGTCATCAAAATAGCTACAAACCATACTAA
- the HNRNPD gene encoding heterogeneous nuclear ribonucleoprotein D0 isoform X1: protein MSEEQFGGDGAAAAATAAVGGSAGEQEGAMVAAAQGAASAAGSGAGTGGGTAAGGTEGGSAESEGAKIDASKNEEDEGHSNSSPRHSEAATAQREEWKMFIGGLSWDTTKKDLKDYFSKFGEVVDCTLKLDPITGRSRGFGFVLFKESESVDKVMDQKEHKLNGKVIDPKRAKAMKTKEPVKKIFVGGLSPDTPEEKIREYFGGFGEVESIELPMDNKTNKRRGFCFITFKEEEPVKKIMEKKYHNVGLSKCEIKVAMSKEQYQQQQQWGSRGGFAGRARGRGGGPSQNWNQGYSNYWNQGYGNYGYNSQGYGGYGGYDYTGYNNYYGYGDYSNQQSGYGKVSRRGGHQNSYKPY, encoded by the exons ATGTCGGAGGAGCAGTTCGGCGGGGacggggcggcggcggcggcaacGGCGGCGGTAGGCGGCTCGGCGGGCGAGCAGGAGGGAGCCATGGTGGCGGCAGCGCAGGGGGCAGCGTCGGCGGCGGGAAGCGGAGCTGGGACCGGGGGCGGAACCGCAGCCGGAGGCACCGAAGGGGGCAGTGCCGAGTCGGAGGGGGCGAAGATCGACGCCAGTAAGAACGAGGAGGATGAAGG CCATTCAAACTCCTCCCCACGACACTCTGAAGCAGCGACGGCACAGCGGGAAGAATg GAAAATGTTTATAGGAGGCCTTAGCTGGGACACTACAAAGAAAGATCTGAAGGACTACTTCTCCAAATTTGGTGAAGTTGTAGACTGCACTCTGAAGTTAGATCCTATCACAGGGCGATCAAGGGGTTTTGGCTTTGTGCTATTTAAAGAGTCGGAGAGTGTAGATAAG GTCATGGATCAGAAAGAACATAAATTGAATGGGAAGGTGATTGATCCTAAAAGGGCCAAAGCCATGAAAACTAAAGAGcctgttaaaaaaatttttgttggtGGCCTTTCTCCAGATACACCTGAAGAGAAAATAAGGGAGTACTTTGGTGGTTTTGGTGAG GTGGAATCCATAGAGCTCCCCATGGACAACAAGACCAATAAGAGGCGTGGATTCTGCTTTATTACCTTTAAAGAAGAGGAGCCAGTGAAGAAGATAATGGAAAAGAAATACCACAATGTTGGTCTTAGTAAA tgtgAAATAAAAGTAGCCATGTCAAAGGAACAGTATCAGCAACAGCAACAGTGGGGATCTAGAGGAGGATTTGCAGGAAGAGCTCGTGGAAGAGGTGGTG GCCCCAGTCAAAACTGGAACCAGGGATATAGTAACTATTGGAATCAAGGCTATGGCAACTATGGATATAACAGCCAAGGTTACGGTGGTTATGGAGGATATGACTACACTGGTTACAACAACTACTATGGATATGGTGATTATAGCA atcaGCAGAGTGGTTATGGGAAAGTATCCAGGCGAGGCGGTCATCAAAATAGCTACAAACCATACTAA
- the HNRNPD gene encoding heterogeneous nuclear ribonucleoprotein D0 isoform X2, translating to MSEEQFGGDGAAAAATAAVGGSAGEQEGAMVAAAQGAASAAGSGAGTGGGTAAGGTEGGSAESEGAKIDASKNEEDEGKMFIGGLSWDTTKKDLKDYFSKFGEVVDCTLKLDPITGRSRGFGFVLFKESESVDKVMDQKEHKLNGKVIDPKRAKAMKTKEPVKKIFVGGLSPDTPEEKIREYFGGFGEVESIELPMDNKTNKRRGFCFITFKEEEPVKKIMEKKYHNVGLSKCEIKVAMSKEQYQQQQQWGSRGGFAGRARGRGGGPSQNWNQGYSNYWNQGYGNYGYNSQGYGGYGGYDYTGYNNYYGYGDYSNQQSGYGKVSRRGGHQNSYKPY from the exons ATGTCGGAGGAGCAGTTCGGCGGGGacggggcggcggcggcggcaacGGCGGCGGTAGGCGGCTCGGCGGGCGAGCAGGAGGGAGCCATGGTGGCGGCAGCGCAGGGGGCAGCGTCGGCGGCGGGAAGCGGAGCTGGGACCGGGGGCGGAACCGCAGCCGGAGGCACCGAAGGGGGCAGTGCCGAGTCGGAGGGGGCGAAGATCGACGCCAGTAAGAACGAGGAGGATGAAGG GAAAATGTTTATAGGAGGCCTTAGCTGGGACACTACAAAGAAAGATCTGAAGGACTACTTCTCCAAATTTGGTGAAGTTGTAGACTGCACTCTGAAGTTAGATCCTATCACAGGGCGATCAAGGGGTTTTGGCTTTGTGCTATTTAAAGAGTCGGAGAGTGTAGATAAG GTCATGGATCAGAAAGAACATAAATTGAATGGGAAGGTGATTGATCCTAAAAGGGCCAAAGCCATGAAAACTAAAGAGcctgttaaaaaaatttttgttggtGGCCTTTCTCCAGATACACCTGAAGAGAAAATAAGGGAGTACTTTGGTGGTTTTGGTGAG GTGGAATCCATAGAGCTCCCCATGGACAACAAGACCAATAAGAGGCGTGGATTCTGCTTTATTACCTTTAAAGAAGAGGAGCCAGTGAAGAAGATAATGGAAAAGAAATACCACAATGTTGGTCTTAGTAAA tgtgAAATAAAAGTAGCCATGTCAAAGGAACAGTATCAGCAACAGCAACAGTGGGGATCTAGAGGAGGATTTGCAGGAAGAGCTCGTGGAAGAGGTGGTG GCCCCAGTCAAAACTGGAACCAGGGATATAGTAACTATTGGAATCAAGGCTATGGCAACTATGGATATAACAGCCAAGGTTACGGTGGTTATGGAGGATATGACTACACTGGTTACAACAACTACTATGGATATGGTGATTATAGCA atcaGCAGAGTGGTTATGGGAAAGTATCCAGGCGAGGCGGTCATCAAAATAGCTACAAACCATACTAA